A region from the Kineothrix sp. IPX-CK genome encodes:
- a CDS encoding alpha-galactosidase — protein MGIKHYDLEPQNAHAAKCVFKLDTPNTSYIMAVVDEDNFLGHIYYGSKLKDHDVTYLLRTGEAPFVPSKNNRDKCSFMDSFPMEYPGHGLGDYRDGCIDVISQEGHRGVSLSVVSHKICTGKPDLTGLPATFGGAGHCTTLEILCEDKALGLVVTLMYTAFEDVDVITRSVYVENASKKDLYLTKVLSACLDMDNKKFERMTLHGSWARERHIQRQKIGFGKYAVSSLRGEPGHQEHPFMALMTEGASQDAGEVYAVNFVYSGNFIVQEEVNQFDSVRLTMGINSEDFCWKLGTGEGFQAPEAVLVYSENGIGGMTRTFHDLYRNHLIRGEYKDKKRPVLINNWEATYFDFDTDKLLAIARQASELGIEMLVMDDGWFGNRDSDNRALGDWQVNEEKLKGGLDFLVKKVNKLGMKFGIWFEPEMISPDSDLYRNHPDWAIAIPGRRAALARNQYVLDITREEVRDYVYECVAGILRSANIEYVKWDMNRPLSDIGSAKLSADRQGELYHRYVLALYELQNRLTEEFPYLLLENCSGGGARFDPGMLYYSPQIWCSDDTDAIERLEIQEGTALIYPLSAMGAHVSDCPNHTVGRTTPFETRGYVALAGTFGYELDVTRIPEEDRKMIPSQIAMYHKYNDLVRSGDYYRIASYRENHRYDCYAVVSKDKKEALVTYIQVLNCPNYHSRRIYLKGLDPNMKYRIEGEEEEYYGETLMKAGIQVKNLWGDFKGRLYHLKAVL, from the coding sequence ATGGGAATAAAACATTATGATTTGGAGCCACAGAATGCTCATGCAGCGAAGTGCGTTTTTAAATTAGATACGCCGAATACTTCCTATATTATGGCTGTGGTGGATGAGGATAATTTTCTCGGACACATATATTACGGGAGCAAGCTGAAAGACCATGATGTGACTTATCTGCTTCGGACGGGGGAAGCTCCTTTTGTGCCCTCGAAAAACAATAGGGATAAGTGTTCCTTTATGGATTCCTTTCCAATGGAGTACCCTGGGCACGGGTTGGGAGATTACAGAGACGGCTGCATCGATGTGATTTCGCAGGAGGGACATCGAGGGGTGAGTCTTTCCGTAGTGTCCCATAAAATATGTACCGGCAAGCCTGATCTTACCGGCTTGCCGGCTACTTTCGGAGGAGCGGGGCATTGTACTACGCTGGAGATTCTATGCGAGGATAAGGCGCTGGGGCTTGTTGTAACTCTTATGTACACTGCCTTTGAAGATGTGGATGTGATAACGAGAAGCGTTTATGTGGAAAATGCTTCTAAAAAAGACCTGTATCTGACTAAGGTCCTGTCAGCTTGTCTGGATATGGACAACAAGAAATTCGAACGAATGACACTGCACGGCTCTTGGGCGAGAGAGCGCCATATCCAGAGGCAGAAGATTGGCTTCGGTAAATATGCAGTATCCTCCCTGCGGGGAGAACCGGGGCATCAGGAGCATCCATTTATGGCACTGATGACGGAAGGTGCATCCCAGGATGCGGGAGAGGTCTATGCCGTGAACTTCGTCTATTCGGGTAACTTCATCGTTCAGGAGGAAGTGAATCAATTTGACAGCGTCCGTCTGACGATGGGAATAAATTCTGAGGATTTTTGCTGGAAGCTCGGTACGGGAGAAGGATTTCAGGCACCTGAGGCTGTTTTGGTATATTCGGAAAACGGAATCGGCGGCATGACCCGCACTTTCCACGACTTATATAGGAATCATCTGATAAGAGGAGAATATAAGGATAAGAAGAGACCCGTACTGATCAACAATTGGGAAGCTACTTATTTCGATTTCGATACAGATAAATTATTAGCTATTGCGAGGCAGGCTTCAGAGCTTGGAATAGAGATGCTCGTTATGGACGACGGCTGGTTCGGGAATAGAGACAGCGACAATCGGGCACTTGGTGACTGGCAGGTAAATGAGGAAAAATTAAAAGGGGGCTTGGATTTTCTCGTAAAGAAAGTAAATAAGCTTGGAATGAAATTCGGCATATGGTTCGAGCCGGAGATGATTTCTCCCGATTCCGATTTATATAGAAACCATCCGGACTGGGCAATCGCAATACCGGGCAGAAGGGCAGCACTTGCAAGAAACCAGTATGTTCTTGACATAACGAGGGAGGAAGTTCGGGACTACGTATATGAATGTGTGGCGGGAATCCTTCGAAGCGCTAACATCGAATATGTGAAATGGGATATGAACCGTCCGCTTTCCGATATTGGAAGTGCCAAGCTTTCCGCAGACAGACAGGGAGAGCTTTATCACCGCTATGTCCTGGCATTGTATGAATTGCAGAATCGCCTTACTGAGGAATTTCCATACCTGTTGTTAGAGAATTGCTCCGGCGGCGGTGCGCGGTTCGACCCCGGTATGCTCTATTACAGTCCGCAAATATGGTGCTCCGACGATACGGATGCGATAGAACGTCTGGAGATCCAGGAGGGAACAGCGCTCATATATCCTCTTTCTGCAATGGGTGCTCATGTATCCGATTGCCCGAACCATACGGTAGGCAGAACTACTCCTTTTGAGACGAGGGGATACGTGGCGCTGGCAGGTACCTTCGGCTATGAGCTGGACGTGACGAGGATACCTGAGGAGGATAGAAAGATGATTCCCTCTCAGATAGCTATGTATCATAAATACAACGATTTGGTCCGCAGCGGCGATTATTATCGAATTGCCTCCTATAGAGAAAATCATCGGTACGATTGCTATGCTGTGGTGAGTAAGGACAAAAAGGAAGCGCTGGTTACTTACATACAAGTACTGAACTGTCCAAATTATCATAGCCGCAGAATATATTTGAAGGGCCTGGACCCGAATATGAAATACCGGATAGAGGGGGAGGAAGAGGAGTATTACGGAGAGACCCTGATGAAAGCGGGGATTCAGGTGAAGAATCTGTGGGGGGATTTTAAAGGGAGACTATATCATTTGAAAGCGGTTCTATAA
- a CDS encoding DUF1667 domain-containing protein, with the protein MEKTELICIKCPVGCMLSVTVQEDGTWEVKGNSCGRGEEYAHKELTNPTRIVTTTVRVRGGRQAVVPVKTRYDIPKGKVMECMEALREVEVAAPVFLGAVILSDAAGTGVDVVATKSVERSDID; encoded by the coding sequence ATGGAGAAAACAGAATTGATATGCATCAAGTGTCCGGTTGGATGTATGCTCTCGGTAACTGTTCAGGAGGATGGCACATGGGAGGTGAAGGGGAACTCCTGCGGCAGGGGGGAGGAATATGCTCATAAGGAACTGACGAACCCGACGAGAATCGTAACGACTACGGTACGGGTGCGGGGCGGCAGGCAGGCGGTAGTGCCTGTGAAGACCAGATACGATATTCCCAAAGGAAAGGTTATGGAATGTATGGAAGCGCTGAGGGAAGTGGAGGTAGCGGCTCCGGTCTTTTTGGGAGCGGTCATTTTATCCGATGCGGCAGGGACGGGAGTGGATGTCGTCGCGACGAAGAGCGTGGAAAGGTCTGACATTGATTAA
- a CDS encoding LacI family DNA-binding transcriptional regulator encodes MAKTVKMADIAEMMNVSVVTVSKALSGQKGVSEEVREKIVKLAAEMGYKQPSALKLARSRKSYNIGVLVSDRFLDKYKSFYWEMYQEVAQRALHKDCFTMLEVLGIEDEKSLVLPKLLQEEKVDGMIVIGLLCDKYLEMLGSSVKTPLVYLDFYDKRHECDAIITDNYYGMYKLTNYLFDMGHTQIAYVGTLLSTGSIMDRYFGYAKSLLEHGQNTREEWIVEDRDPVTGRSDLGFELQLPAKMPTAFVCNCDLAASQLIKKLKENSYRVPEDISVVGFDNYLYPGLCDVEITTYEVDMKEMARKSINNLLRKISGEYYKQGVTIVEGHIVLKDSVNRKKIS; translated from the coding sequence ATGGCAAAGACGGTTAAAATGGCTGATATTGCGGAGATGATGAATGTCAGTGTGGTCACGGTATCCAAAGCGTTGTCCGGACAGAAGGGCGTCAGCGAAGAGGTCCGCGAGAAGATTGTAAAGCTGGCGGCGGAGATGGGGTATAAGCAGCCTTCGGCACTCAAGCTGGCAAGGAGCCGTAAGAGCTATAATATAGGAGTACTTGTATCCGACCGTTTTCTGGATAAATATAAGTCCTTCTATTGGGAGATGTATCAAGAGGTAGCACAGAGGGCCCTGCATAAGGATTGCTTTACTATGCTGGAGGTGCTGGGTATCGAAGATGAGAAGTCATTAGTCCTTCCAAAGCTTCTTCAGGAAGAAAAGGTGGACGGTATGATTGTCATAGGTCTTCTTTGTGACAAATACCTGGAAATGCTCGGAAGTTCGGTAAAAACGCCCCTTGTCTATCTCGATTTTTATGATAAAAGGCATGAATGTGATGCCATCATAACCGATAATTATTACGGAATGTATAAGCTTACGAATTACCTGTTCGATATGGGGCATACACAAATCGCTTATGTGGGAACACTGCTGAGCACAGGGAGTATAATGGACCGTTATTTCGGTTATGCGAAATCTCTGCTGGAGCACGGACAGAACACGAGGGAGGAGTGGATAGTAGAGGACAGAGACCCGGTTACGGGCAGATCGGATCTTGGCTTTGAACTGCAGCTTCCGGCAAAGATGCCTACAGCCTTCGTGTGCAACTGCGACTTGGCAGCCAGTCAGCTCATCAAAAAGTTAAAGGAAAATAGCTACCGTGTGCCTGAGGATATTTCTGTGGTAGGATTCGACAACTATCTTTATCCAGGATTGTGCGATGTGGAGATAACTACCTACGAGGTCGATATGAAGGAAATGGCGCGAAAGAGTATCAACAACCTTTTGCGTAAAATATCGGGAGAATATTATAAGCAGGGAGTAACGATTGTAGAAGGGCATATTGTACTCAAGGACAGCGTAAACAGAAAGAAAATATCTTAA
- a CDS encoding ABC transporter substrate-binding protein yields the protein MKLKKVLALSMAAVLTLSMAACGSGSGESAAVNTNEEVTEEAPAETTEETGEDAAAEDTASAGELSYTNIVLGESYKDITTTIKWLTHRTDLIDSGMIDSYIAKFNETYPDITVEVEGVTNYADDALLRLTAGNWGDIIMIPAVDKNLLSEYFVPYGSLDDVSEVVRFADQWMYDNTVYGIASTGNAQGIVYNKAVFEQAGITAIPKTPEEFIAALQAVKDNTDAIPLYTNYAAGWTMGAWDAYINGSATGSSKYMNQELIHTQDPFQNYGDDTHAYAVYKILYDATANGLIEDDYTTTDWEGCKGMINNGEIGCMVLGSWAYSQMVDAGEHGDDIGYMSFPITVGGKQYASAGPDYNYGINVNASDDNKAAAMVFVKWMTEESGFAYNEGGVPISMDGEYPALYSAFDGIEFIADEPAVAGEEDILNELNAESELNINSGGDSKIQAIIEHAANGDMTFDEIMAQWNEAWTSAQETVGVEVTN from the coding sequence ATGAAACTGAAAAAAGTATTGGCACTCAGTATGGCGGCGGTACTTACCCTGTCGATGGCGGCATGCGGCTCTGGAAGCGGCGAAAGTGCGGCAGTAAACACGAATGAGGAAGTGACCGAGGAGGCACCGGCGGAAACTACAGAGGAAACTGGAGAAGATGCGGCAGCAGAGGACACTGCTTCGGCGGGTGAGCTGAGCTATACGAATATCGTTCTGGGAGAAAGCTATAAGGATATAACTACTACCATAAAATGGCTTACGCACAGAACAGACTTGATCGATAGCGGAATGATAGACAGCTATATTGCAAAATTCAACGAAACGTATCCTGATATTACAGTAGAAGTAGAAGGCGTTACCAACTATGCGGATGATGCGCTGCTTAGGCTGACTGCCGGCAATTGGGGAGATATCATAATGATTCCTGCAGTTGATAAGAATCTTTTAAGCGAGTATTTCGTGCCTTACGGCAGCCTGGACGATGTGAGCGAGGTAGTCAGATTCGCTGACCAGTGGATGTATGACAACACAGTATACGGCATAGCCTCCACCGGTAATGCTCAGGGTATCGTATACAACAAGGCAGTTTTCGAGCAGGCGGGAATCACGGCTATTCCCAAGACTCCCGAGGAGTTCATTGCGGCACTGCAGGCGGTTAAGGACAACACGGATGCGATTCCGCTGTATACCAATTATGCGGCAGGCTGGACCATGGGAGCATGGGATGCATATATCAACGGTTCCGCTACCGGTTCCAGCAAGTACATGAATCAGGAGCTTATACATACGCAGGATCCTTTCCAGAATTATGGAGACGATACTCATGCTTATGCAGTATATAAGATTTTATATGATGCGACAGCTAACGGGCTGATTGAAGATGACTATACCACTACAGACTGGGAAGGCTGCAAGGGTATGATAAACAACGGAGAAATCGGTTGTATGGTACTTGGCTCATGGGCTTACTCCCAGATGGTAGATGCCGGAGAGCATGGCGATGATATTGGATATATGTCTTTTCCTATCACAGTAGGAGGCAAGCAGTACGCTTCAGCAGGCCCTGACTATAACTACGGAATTAACGTAAATGCTTCAGATGACAATAAAGCGGCAGCTATGGTTTTTGTAAAATGGATGACAGAGGAATCGGGATTTGCCTATAACGAAGGCGGCGTTCCGATCAGCATGGACGGAGAATATCCGGCGCTTTACTCAGCTTTTGACGGCATTGAATTCATAGCTGACGAACCGGCAGTGGCTGGCGAAGAGGATATCTTAAACGAGCTGAATGCGGAATCCGAGCTCAATATCAACAGCGGAGGCGACAGCAAGATTCAGGCTATTATTGAGCATGCAGCCAACGGAGATATGACCTTTGACGAAATTATGGCGCAGTGGAACGAGGCATGGACCAGCGCTCAGGAGACGGTGGGAGTGGAAGTGACGAACTAA
- the glpK gene encoding glycerol kinase GlpK: MKKYMMALDQGTTSSRCILFDKKGKICSIAQKEFNQIYPVPGWVEHNPMEIWSSQLAVATEAMALLGVSAEEISGIGITNQRETTIIWDKKTGEPVYNAIVWQCRRTADRIDALNEEGYGDIIREKTGLIPDAYFSATKITWILDNVEGARKRAEAGELLFGTVDTWLIWNMTKGQVHITDYTNASRTMLFNIHTLCWDERLLVKLNIPASMLPEVKPSSFIYGYTDKGILGGNIPIAGAAGDQQAALFGQCCFESGQVKNTYGTGCFLLMNTGHKATVSKHGLLTTIAASTGDEVEYALEGSVFVAGAAVQWLRDEMRMLGKAAQSEEYADMVPNTNGVYIVPAFAGLGAPYWNQYTRGTVVGITRGCKKEHFVRATLESIAYQTADVLRAMEEDSGIHLKELKVDGGACANHFLMKFQSDIIDAAVHRPKCIETTALGAAYLAGLATGYYKDKDEICENWQLGRTFLPSMQEEEREKLLKGWKKAIRCALAYSDNNNE, translated from the coding sequence ATGAAAAAGTATATGATGGCATTGGATCAGGGGACGACCAGTTCCCGATGTATTTTATTCGATAAAAAGGGAAAGATTTGCAGCATCGCACAGAAGGAATTTAACCAGATTTATCCGGTGCCCGGCTGGGTGGAGCACAACCCTATGGAAATATGGTCTTCTCAGCTGGCGGTCGCTACGGAGGCTATGGCATTGCTTGGTGTGAGCGCTGAGGAGATAAGCGGCATAGGCATCACCAACCAGAGAGAGACCACGATTATCTGGGATAAGAAGACGGGAGAGCCTGTCTATAATGCGATCGTCTGGCAATGCCGCAGGACGGCCGACAGAATTGACGCACTGAACGAAGAAGGCTATGGAGATATTATCAGAGAGAAGACGGGACTTATTCCTGACGCATATTTCTCAGCCACAAAGATTACGTGGATACTGGATAACGTAGAAGGTGCGAGAAAACGAGCAGAAGCGGGAGAACTTCTCTTCGGTACGGTGGATACATGGCTTATCTGGAACATGACCAAGGGACAGGTGCACATTACCGATTATACCAACGCTTCGCGCACCATGCTCTTTAATATCCATACGCTTTGCTGGGATGAGAGACTTCTTGTCAAACTGAACATTCCTGCATCCATGCTGCCGGAGGTAAAGCCTTCCAGTTTTATTTACGGATATACGGATAAAGGGATTCTGGGAGGAAATATCCCTATAGCGGGCGCGGCGGGAGACCAGCAGGCCGCCTTGTTCGGCCAGTGCTGCTTTGAATCGGGGCAGGTGAAAAATACATATGGTACGGGTTGTTTCCTATTGATGAATACGGGACATAAGGCCACGGTATCAAAACACGGACTGCTTACCACGATTGCCGCAAGCACCGGAGACGAAGTAGAATATGCTCTGGAAGGAAGCGTGTTCGTGGCCGGAGCGGCGGTACAATGGCTGCGGGATGAGATGCGGATGTTGGGGAAAGCCGCTCAGTCCGAGGAATATGCGGACATGGTGCCTAATACCAATGGAGTGTATATCGTACCAGCTTTTGCAGGCCTAGGTGCTCCTTACTGGAATCAGTACACGAGAGGGACGGTAGTGGGCATTACGCGGGGGTGTAAAAAAGAACATTTCGTCCGGGCGACATTGGAATCCATTGCCTATCAGACGGCGGACGTACTGCGAGCCATGGAAGAGGACTCGGGAATACATTTGAAGGAGCTGAAGGTGGACGGGGGAGCCTGCGCCAACCATTTCCTCATGAAATTTCAGTCAGATATCATCGATGCGGCAGTGCATAGGCCGAAATGTATTGAGACTACGGCCTTGGGAGCTGCCTATCTGGCCGGGCTGGCTACCGGATACTACAAGGATAAAGACGAGATATGTGAAAACTGGCAGCTGGGAAGAACTTTTCTTCCGTCTATGCAGGAGGAGGAAAGGGAGAAGCTGCTAAAGGGGTGGAAGAAAGCGATTCGCTGTGCATTGGCTTACAGCGATAACAATAACGAATAG
- a CDS encoding carbohydrate ABC transporter permease: MILLKCKKFIWTFLKYFSLLFFSFVAVIPIVSCVITAFKTNEEYQSTNVMTLPESWLNFDNFIEAFRRANMGQAFINSTVVLIVVLIGSILFGTQIAYILNRFKFPGNGLVRNLFLFATLLPGVAMQVSVYSIMNSLGFINHLYGYIILMMGTDVISIYIFIQFFENISISLDESAIMDGASYFTIYAKILFPLLKPAIVTCMILKGVGTYNEYYMAQLYLQDKTRLGTVATSLFTFTGPLGSQYNLICAGVIISLLPALIVFILCQKQIYSGLMAGAVKG; the protein is encoded by the coding sequence ATGATACTGTTAAAATGTAAAAAATTCATATGGACTTTTTTGAAATATTTCTCGCTTCTGTTTTTCTCTTTCGTGGCAGTGATTCCTATTGTTTCCTGTGTGATTACTGCTTTTAAGACGAATGAAGAGTATCAGAGCACCAATGTAATGACCCTGCCGGAGAGCTGGCTTAATTTTGACAATTTTATTGAGGCGTTCAGAAGGGCTAATATGGGGCAGGCCTTTATTAACTCCACGGTAGTTCTTATCGTGGTGCTGATAGGTTCTATCTTGTTCGGAACACAGATCGCCTACATACTGAATCGCTTTAAGTTCCCTGGAAACGGGCTGGTGCGCAACCTGTTCCTTTTTGCGACATTGCTGCCTGGCGTGGCGATGCAGGTTTCCGTTTATTCCATTATGAATTCTTTGGGATTCATCAATCATTTATATGGCTATATTATCCTCATGATGGGAACTGATGTTATTTCCATATATATCTTTATACAGTTTTTTGAAAATATTTCAATCTCGCTCGATGAATCGGCGATTATGGATGGAGCATCTTATTTTACGATTTATGCAAAGATACTTTTCCCCCTTTTAAAGCCGGCCATCGTGACCTGCATGATACTCAAGGGAGTGGGAACGTACAACGAATACTATATGGCGCAGCTGTATCTTCAGGATAAGACCAGGCTGGGAACGGTGGCAACTTCGCTGTTCACCTTCACCGGCCCGCTGGGAAGCCAGTATAACCTGATTTGTGCAGGTGTCATTATCTCCCTGCTTCCGGCGCTGATTGTTTTCATACTGTGCCAGAAACAGATATACAGCGGCCTTATGGCAGGTGCGGTAAAGGGATAG
- a CDS encoding helix-turn-helix transcriptional regulator produces MNFTDDFESYLAALPRLGPDKPADIFLGNKYELNKDTDEKLISILSGGALEASFPYSFSLNPLNCYLLLYTEEGYGKLHFESNIYSLESNTLLFLKCDKKMKLEIAVSPWNYSVFFIKGEILNFYYDLLSQYGFPLYVLPEHSTIIRNIQKLSLGSTTGSIRNKLYDSRYLADIICDLLMESMEADNPETKVPAYLQEMKALFDIAYQENYTLDELEAHFSTSKYRLCREFRFHYGESPLQYLNGKRIEIARDLLLTTDYRVHEVGSLVGIDNTNHFIYLFKKETGMTPLSYKKKLPDITRKQFLPLYIK; encoded by the coding sequence ATGAATTTTACCGACGATTTTGAGAGCTATTTAGCCGCTTTGCCGCGACTTGGACCGGATAAGCCCGCAGACATTTTTCTGGGCAATAAATATGAACTAAATAAAGACACCGACGAGAAGCTGATATCAATTCTTTCCGGCGGTGCCCTGGAAGCTTCCTTTCCATATTCCTTCAGCCTTAACCCACTCAACTGCTACTTGCTTCTGTATACTGAGGAAGGATACGGGAAACTACACTTCGAGAGCAATATTTACTCGCTGGAGAGCAACACTTTACTGTTTCTAAAATGCGATAAGAAGATGAAGCTGGAAATTGCTGTATCGCCATGGAATTACAGCGTCTTTTTTATTAAGGGAGAAATTCTGAATTTTTATTACGATTTATTATCCCAGTACGGCTTTCCCCTTTACGTACTGCCGGAGCATTCCACCATCATACGCAATATTCAGAAGCTTTCCCTGGGCAGTACAACCGGCAGCATCCGCAACAAACTGTACGATTCCCGATATCTGGCCGACATCATCTGTGACCTGCTCATGGAAAGTATGGAAGCTGACAATCCCGAAACAAAGGTACCCGCATATTTACAGGAAATGAAAGCCCTGTTCGACATCGCCTATCAGGAGAACTACACGCTGGATGAACTGGAAGCTCATTTTTCTACAAGTAAGTACCGGCTATGCCGGGAATTCCGTTTCCATTACGGAGAATCCCCGCTGCAATATCTGAACGGAAAACGGATTGAAATCGCCAGGGACCTTCTTCTCACTACAGATTACCGCGTCCATGAGGTAGGCAGCCTGGTGGGAATCGACAATACCAATCATTTCATCTATTTATTCAAAAAAGAAACGGGCATGACTCCGCTGTCCTATAAAAAGAAGCTGCCGGATATTACCCGTAAACAATTTCTGCCTCTATACATAAAATGA
- a CDS encoding sugar ABC transporter permease, translating into MSAAAERVVQTKEKKPFYFLKWAKSRKGQQTIIIVAFMFIPLLLLFTFTYFPFGEMFKFSFYKMKYIGPRKFVGLENYIQVFKRDDCFGALKLSLYYIGGAMVQLAIALYLATILSFKVKGGSIFKGFMFFPYLISGIAIGFIFKFFYTRGFVFDTVLQWCGFELENLPYWLKDQSINNISLVATSVWRYFGQNMVLFIGAIMSVDAELYEAAELDGANRFQQFRYIILPSIKTIVTLNVILSITGSLSAFEPPYVITSGANGTGTYFVIMNEIAHVSQKVGLASAMAIVLLVIIFIATILQKLFFKYAMRDAEDENTVAGLRREKKLERYRNRRRKGRVTG; encoded by the coding sequence ATGTCGGCTGCTGCAGAACGGGTTGTGCAGACAAAAGAGAAAAAGCCCTTTTATTTTCTGAAATGGGCAAAGAGCAGAAAAGGGCAACAGACAATTATCATAGTAGCATTTATGTTTATACCTCTTTTATTGCTGTTTACCTTTACCTATTTTCCCTTTGGGGAAATGTTCAAATTCAGTTTTTATAAGATGAAATACATAGGGCCGAGGAAATTCGTAGGGCTGGAGAATTACATCCAGGTGTTCAAGAGAGACGACTGCTTCGGAGCTTTGAAGCTCAGCCTTTATTACATAGGCGGAGCTATGGTGCAGCTCGCCATTGCCTTATATTTGGCGACCATACTCAGCTTCAAGGTAAAGGGGGGGAGCATTTTCAAGGGCTTTATGTTTTTCCCTTACCTGATCAGCGGAATTGCAATTGGATTTATCTTTAAGTTTTTTTATACAAGAGGATTTGTGTTCGATACGGTCCTTCAATGGTGTGGTTTTGAATTGGAAAATCTTCCGTACTGGCTGAAGGACCAGAGTATCAACAACATTTCACTGGTTGCCACAAGCGTATGGCGTTACTTCGGACAGAACATGGTTCTCTTTATCGGAGCGATTATGTCTGTGGACGCAGAGCTGTACGAGGCGGCTGAGCTGGACGGTGCAAATAGATTTCAACAGTTTCGGTATATCATATTGCCGAGCATCAAGACAATTGTAACTCTCAACGTTATTTTATCCATTACCGGTTCCTTAAGCGCTTTTGAACCGCCCTATGTTATTACCAGCGGTGCGAATGGAACGGGCACCTATTTCGTCATCATGAACGAAATTGCTCATGTCAGCCAGAAAGTAGGTCTTGCGTCGGCGATGGCGATCGTTCTTTTGGTCATTATCTTTATCGCTACGATCCTTCAAAAGCTCTTCTTCAAGTATGCGATGCGGGATGCGGAGGATGAGAATACCGTTGCAGGATTAAGAAGGGAAAAGAAGCTGGAGCGCTATAGAAATAGAAGGAGAAAGGGGCGGGTTACCGGATGA
- a CDS encoding MgtC/SapB family protein, producing MITTLAEDHFYLSIVIRLIIAMIMGALIGFERASKKSTVGLRTFSIVCVASALTMVINEYLISLYGTGDAGRLAAQVISGIGFLGMGSIILTSRNQIRGLTTAATLWATAILGISVGAGMIIPSCITFVIMMFIITALSHISAHLEKYNRIMTIYLEVDKNVGLQHIIDIFAENGYEVAQLVKHKSSPEGDLTVQLDLDLKGKYLHSDIIYRLSQLESIHYIEEVKRL from the coding sequence ATGATTACAACATTAGCAGAAGATCATTTTTATCTTTCCATTGTAATAAGACTGATCATCGCCATGATTATGGGCGCTCTCATCGGTTTTGAACGGGCCTCGAAGAAGAGTACGGTGGGACTGCGCACCTTTTCTATCGTCTGCGTGGCTTCCGCCCTCACCATGGTCATTAACGAATATTTAATCAGTCTCTATGGCACCGGCGATGCAGGCCGCCTTGCCGCACAGGTCATAAGCGGTATCGGCTTTCTGGGCATGGGCAGCATCATCCTCACCTCCCGCAATCAAATTCGCGGCCTGACTACCGCCGCCACTCTATGGGCAACCGCCATACTCGGCATCTCAGTCGGCGCAGGGATGATCATTCCAAGCTGTATCACCTTCGTTATCATGATGTTCATCATCACTGCTCTATCGCATATAAGTGCCCATCTGGAAAAATATAACCGGATCATGACCATTTATCTGGAGGTGGATAAGAATGTAGGATTACAGCATATTATCGATATCTTCGCAGAAAACGGATATGAGGTGGCTCAGCTTGTGAAGCATAAGAGCTCTCCCGAAGGGGATCTGACGGTACAGCTCGATCTGGACCTGAAGGGAAAATATCTGCATTCGGATATTATTTACAGGCTTAGCCAGCTGGAGAGCATTCATTATATTGAAGAAGTGAAAAGGCTTTAG